In one window of Eggerthella guodeyinii DNA:
- the trhA gene encoding PAQR family membrane homeostasis protein TrhA, whose amino-acid sequence MHALRDEVSNTSASAANKARNIREYTLGEEIANSISHGIGVLLAIAAIPILVVRALDDGGGIYLFAALVYALTMLLEYTMSTLYHAIAVDRAKRVFKVLDHSCIYLFIAGSYTPFCLISLADSGGVWLCAFVWLVALAGVACEAFWVFRPRWVSAVLYLLMGWCVVWFLPALIEAIPGPGLWLLVGGGICYSIGCIFYVLKKVPYMHSLFHLWVLAGSVLQFLAISLYVM is encoded by the coding sequence ATGCACGCGCTGCGCGACGAGGTGTCCAACACCTCGGCCAGCGCTGCGAACAAGGCGCGCAACATCCGGGAGTACACGCTGGGGGAGGAGATCGCGAACTCCATCTCGCACGGCATCGGCGTGCTGCTGGCCATCGCGGCCATCCCCATTCTCGTCGTGCGCGCGCTCGACGACGGAGGCGGCATCTACCTGTTCGCCGCGCTCGTGTACGCGCTCACCATGCTGCTCGAGTACACCATGTCCACGCTGTACCACGCCATCGCGGTCGATCGGGCGAAGCGCGTGTTCAAGGTACTCGACCACAGCTGCATCTACCTGTTCATCGCCGGATCCTACACCCCGTTCTGCCTCATCTCGCTCGCCGATTCCGGCGGCGTGTGGCTGTGCGCGTTCGTGTGGCTCGTGGCGCTGGCCGGCGTTGCCTGCGAAGCGTTCTGGGTGTTCCGCCCGCGCTGGGTGTCCGCCGTGTTGTACCTGCTCATGGGCTGGTGCGTCGTGTGGTTCCTTCCCGCGCTCATCGAGGCCATCCCGGGTCCGGGCCTGTGGCTGCTCGTGGGCGGCGGCATCTGCTACTCCATCGGGTGCATCTTCTACGTGTTGAAGAAGGTGCCGTACATGCACTCCCTGTTCCATCTCTGGGTACTCGCCGGAAGCGTCCTGCAGTTTCTGGCCATCTCCCTGTACGTTATGTAA
- a CDS encoding PspC domain-containing protein: MTSEKRLLRSRKALIGGVCAGVADYFNVDPLIVRIIMVVFTFASAGLLGIAYIVLWIVLPLEPKEEAPFDVEPQSVHSETYGAVDFDAPRKGEPGTAKAPKTPKAPSPAQAASWRYTHPTYTSAAHVPPEPPAGASRAPVPPVDATGAPQPPFTPPPTPPYEGWSSAPPQPQQSPAPTSRSGVRVALWVGSFLLFFGVSAMVASMMEDAVWWQYWPLIFVILGIVRMVIPGEEGHRMRKFVDGLIAFFAGVVLVLMSLDVIGWQSLERMLVNLWPLLLMVAGLLLLGGALKSPTLTLLAGLCFVAFCVVGMVWYSVPGVTEELVISAPYGREYRFDMQPWEGIGSSEAVATLTVD; the protein is encoded by the coding sequence GTGACGAGTGAAAAACGGCTGCTCCGCTCGCGAAAGGCGCTCATAGGCGGCGTATGCGCGGGTGTGGCCGATTATTTCAACGTCGACCCCCTCATCGTCCGTATCATCATGGTGGTGTTCACCTTCGCCTCGGCGGGCCTGCTGGGCATCGCGTACATCGTGCTGTGGATCGTGCTGCCGCTCGAGCCGAAGGAAGAGGCCCCGTTCGACGTGGAGCCCCAGTCCGTCCATTCCGAAACGTACGGAGCGGTGGACTTCGACGCGCCCCGCAAGGGCGAGCCGGGCACGGCGAAGGCCCCGAAAACCCCGAAGGCTCCCAGCCCCGCTCAAGCGGCGAGCTGGCGCTACACGCATCCCACCTATACGTCGGCCGCCCATGTGCCGCCCGAGCCCCCTGCGGGCGCGTCGCGCGCGCCCGTGCCGCCCGTCGACGCGACGGGCGCCCCTCAGCCGCCGTTCACGCCGCCCCCGACGCCGCCGTACGAAGGTTGGTCCTCGGCTCCGCCGCAACCGCAGCAGTCGCCGGCGCCAACCTCGCGCTCCGGCGTGAGAGTTGCCTTGTGGGTGGGGTCGTTCCTGCTGTTCTTCGGCGTGTCGGCCATGGTGGCCAGCATGATGGAAGACGCGGTGTGGTGGCAGTACTGGCCGCTCATCTTCGTCATCCTGGGCATCGTGCGCATGGTGATCCCCGGCGAGGAGGGGCACCGCATGCGCAAGTTCGTGGACGGCCTCATCGCGTTTTTCGCCGGCGTGGTGCTGGTGCTGATGAGCCTCGACGTGATCGGCTGGCAATCCCTTGAGCGGATGCTGGTCAACCTGTGGCCGCTGCTGCTCATGGTTGCGGGATTGCTGCTGCTGGGCGGGGCGTTGAAGTCGCCGACGCTCACGCTGCTGGCGGGCCTGTGCTTCGTGGCGTTCTGCGTTGTGGGCATGGTCTGGTACTCGGTTCCGGGCGTCACGGAGGAGCTGGTCATATCGGCTCCGTACGGGCGCGAATATCGGTTCGACATGCAGCCGTGGGAGGGAATCGGCTCCAGCGAGGCCGTCGCAACCTTGACCGTTGATTGA
- a CDS encoding PH domain-containing protein, translated as MTDFQQAPQPQPQPAPRELQKHHVHHSYIWLGSLRTAFMLLVVVAFSSFSAIIGAISDGEVITRGDIPTLVLIIGAVIVGIVVLVELIAVYQVISYKHLYYELGPEEFNLYSGILNKKRVHVPYQRIQSVDQRATLIQRIFGVCSVSIDTAGGASNKAVMVPYVQKTQAEELRRELFARKQYVVAVQNGAASEAEAAAAAVAVAAGAVPQGAHEAANANVLDAPAEIWQDVRGVFGGAAVDTGRVTYEYGMSNKELIFTGLSNNTAFFVVVIGIVGAVAQFMGEMAPLLSGTMEPLVGNVVGASVQLFGGNLIAAGVAAFVGASLVLWLLSAIGACISYGGFRACRRDNRIEVEHGLLQHRFQGVDVDRVQSVVVKQSFIRRLLGYCELSLGKIDAAAEGSDDQQKSLNQQGLVIHPFVKMTRVPEILAGIIPEFADVPTDNIPVAPVGLRRAIIRRCLIQGTGFWLAVLVAVGQIAVNVLANPAVPDEAMTLFFVNNGALFGYALAVVLLILDAVGAVLWFRGSGFAYNERFMQVSNGGFARETISFPRKKIQFGYTKTNPFQRNAGTATVSARTAAGIGGTTIRLIDAREDDARAWLAWLKPHGNVIQ; from the coding sequence ATGACGGACTTCCAGCAAGCGCCGCAGCCCCAACCGCAACCTGCACCCAGGGAGCTGCAGAAGCACCACGTCCACCACAGCTACATCTGGCTCGGCAGCCTGCGCACGGCGTTCATGCTGCTGGTCGTCGTGGCGTTCTCCTCGTTCTCGGCCATCATCGGGGCCATCTCCGACGGCGAGGTCATCACGCGCGGCGACATCCCCACGCTCGTGCTCATCATCGGGGCCGTGATCGTCGGCATCGTCGTGCTCGTGGAGCTCATCGCCGTCTACCAGGTGATTTCCTACAAGCATCTCTACTACGAGCTGGGACCCGAGGAGTTCAACCTGTACTCGGGCATCCTCAACAAGAAGCGCGTGCACGTGCCCTACCAGCGCATCCAGTCCGTCGATCAGCGCGCGACGCTCATCCAGCGCATCTTCGGCGTGTGCAGCGTCAGCATCGACACGGCGGGCGGCGCGTCGAACAAGGCCGTCATGGTGCCGTACGTGCAGAAGACGCAGGCCGAAGAGCTGCGCCGCGAGCTGTTCGCGCGCAAGCAGTACGTCGTTGCCGTGCAGAACGGCGCCGCTTCCGAGGCCGAAGCCGCGGCTGCGGCTGTCGCCGTCGCGGCGGGCGCCGTCCCGCAAGGCGCGCACGAGGCCGCCAACGCCAACGTCCTGGACGCGCCGGCCGAGATCTGGCAGGACGTGCGCGGCGTGTTCGGCGGCGCGGCGGTGGACACGGGCCGCGTCACCTACGAATACGGCATGTCCAACAAGGAGCTCATCTTCACCGGCCTGTCGAACAACACGGCGTTTTTCGTCGTGGTCATCGGCATCGTCGGCGCGGTCGCGCAGTTCATGGGCGAGATGGCGCCCCTCCTGTCCGGCACGATGGAGCCGCTCGTGGGAAACGTCGTGGGCGCGAGCGTCCAGCTGTTCGGCGGCAACCTCATCGCGGCGGGCGTGGCGGCCTTCGTCGGCGCGTCGCTCGTGCTGTGGCTCCTATCCGCCATCGGCGCCTGCATCTCGTACGGCGGGTTCCGCGCGTGCCGTCGCGACAACCGCATCGAGGTGGAGCACGGCCTGCTGCAGCATCGCTTCCAGGGCGTCGACGTCGATCGCGTGCAGTCGGTGGTGGTGAAGCAGAGCTTCATCCGCCGCCTGCTGGGCTACTGCGAGCTGTCCCTCGGCAAGATCGATGCCGCGGCTGAGGGCTCGGACGACCAGCAGAAAAGCCTCAACCAGCAGGGCCTCGTCATCCACCCCTTCGTGAAGATGACCCGCGTGCCCGAGATCCTCGCCGGCATCATCCCCGAGTTCGCCGACGTGCCCACCGACAACATCCCGGTGGCGCCGGTGGGGCTGCGCCGCGCCATCATCCGTCGCTGCCTCATCCAGGGTACGGGGTTCTGGCTGGCCGTTCTCGTGGCGGTGGGGCAGATCGCGGTGAACGTGCTCGCGAACCCCGCGGTGCCCGACGAGGCGATGACCCTGTTCTTCGTCAACAACGGCGCGCTGTTCGGCTACGCGCTGGCGGTGGTGCTGCTCATCCTCGACGCGGTGGGCGCCGTGCTGTGGTTCCGCGGTTCCGGCTTCGCGTACAACGAGCGTTTCATGCAGGTGAGCAACGGCGGTTTCGCGCGCGAGACCATCAGCTTCCCGCGCAAAAAGATACAGTTCGGTTACACCAAGACGAATCCTTTTCAACGCAATGCCGGCACCGCCACGGTCAGCGCGCGCACTGCAGCAGGCATTGGAGGCACCACCATCAGGCTCATCGATGCCCGAGAGGACGATGCCCGCGCCTGGCTCGCATGGCTCAAGCCCCATGGAAATGTGATACAGTAG
- a CDS encoding CMP-2-keto-3-deoxyoctulosonic acid synthetase has translation MAKKRFIQKKSNLAAKILAVGCASCVLTGCIGFGFASAGSGAAHDIDSFGIDASSTSAAATATQSADFSAATSDAAASPRETTVLTSTASRDISQGIEAIEAEEEAARIAAEEAARAEEEARIAAAEQAKAEQEARAAQESAANAAAMLSEVDFTVGKEAFITQWTSRIDNYLAGSPLAGYGSTFAEAAWNNGVDPRWSPAISNTESSKGAVCFKPYNAWGWGSSSWSSWEEAINAHVAGLASGYGYSITVANAQKYCPPTYMDWYTKTISQMQMI, from the coding sequence TTGGCTAAAAAGCGCTTCATACAAAAGAAGTCGAACCTGGCTGCGAAGATCCTCGCGGTTGGCTGCGCATCCTGCGTGCTGACCGGGTGCATCGGCTTCGGGTTCGCCTCTGCTGGAAGCGGCGCCGCGCACGATATCGACTCGTTCGGCATCGATGCGTCAAGCACGAGCGCTGCCGCTACCGCAACGCAATCGGCGGACTTCTCCGCCGCAACCTCCGACGCCGCCGCTTCCCCGCGCGAGACCACCGTGCTCACGAGCACCGCGTCGCGCGACATCTCGCAGGGCATCGAGGCCATCGAGGCCGAGGAAGAGGCCGCCCGCATCGCCGCCGAAGAGGCGGCACGCGCCGAGGAGGAGGCCCGCATCGCGGCCGCCGAGCAGGCGAAGGCCGAGCAGGAAGCTCGAGCCGCTCAGGAAAGCGCTGCGAATGCAGCCGCCATGCTTTCCGAAGTTGATTTCACCGTAGGCAAGGAAGCCTTCATCACCCAGTGGACCTCCCGTATCGACAACTACCTCGCCGGTTCTCCGCTGGCAGGGTACGGCTCCACGTTCGCCGAGGCCGCTTGGAACAACGGCGTCGACCCGCGCTGGTCGCCGGCCATCTCCAACACCGAAAGCTCCAAGGGTGCTGTGTGCTTCAAGCCGTACAACGCCTGGGGCTGGGGAAGCAGCAGTTGGTCCAGCTGGGAAGAGGCCATCAACGCCCACGTGGCGGGCCTGGCAAGCGGATACGGCTACTCCATCACCGTGGCGAATGCGCAGAAGTACTGCCCACCCACCTACATGGACTGGTACACCAAAACCATCAGCCAGATGCAAATGATCTAA
- a CDS encoding hemolysin family protein, with the protein MDIWISIVVTFVLVLVNGYFSMSEMALVNARHVLLQRDADEGDKGAERALSLAADSGQFLATIQVAITLVGFFASAAAATNLSDPLAQWLSGFNIAWLTVIAPGLAPVLITLIVSYLSIVVGELVPKRIALADAERVSKMVAGPLMVFQKVASPLVALTSASANGLSRLFGIKNADERQNVSEEEIKYMVTDNDELLDDEKRMIHDILDLGDMTVHEIVTPRVDMMFVEDVDTVRQAVERMRGTGYSRLPVYHEDIDRIVGIVHFKDLVAPLMDGKEHEPVAEYAYEAMFVPETKDLFPLLAEMQTNRQQMAIVVDEYGGTDGLITVEDIVEEVVGEIVDETDRENPFVEQESENVWLVDGRFPVEDAAELGWPVEDSSDYETIAGWLMNTLDSVPQVGEELALGGYRFKIQAMRRRRISTVRVERLDDPSPSRVDAVEAIDQEEA; encoded by the coding sequence ATGGACATTTGGATTAGCATCGTCGTCACGTTCGTGCTCGTGCTGGTGAACGGGTACTTCTCGATGTCGGAAATGGCGCTCGTCAACGCGCGGCACGTGCTGCTGCAGCGCGACGCCGACGAGGGCGACAAGGGCGCCGAGCGCGCGCTGAGCCTGGCCGCCGACTCGGGCCAGTTCCTCGCGACCATCCAGGTGGCCATCACGCTCGTCGGGTTCTTCGCTTCCGCGGCCGCGGCCACGAACCTGTCCGACCCGCTGGCGCAATGGTTGTCCGGCTTCAACATCGCGTGGCTCACGGTCATTGCGCCCGGTCTTGCCCCCGTGCTGATCACGCTCATCGTGTCGTACCTCAGCATCGTGGTGGGCGAGCTCGTGCCGAAGCGCATCGCGCTGGCCGACGCCGAGCGCGTCAGCAAGATGGTGGCCGGCCCGCTCATGGTGTTCCAGAAGGTCGCTTCGCCGCTGGTCGCGCTCACCTCGGCGTCCGCGAATGGGCTGTCGCGCCTGTTCGGCATCAAGAACGCTGACGAACGCCAGAACGTGTCCGAAGAAGAGATCAAGTACATGGTCACGGACAACGACGAGCTGCTTGACGACGAGAAGCGCATGATCCACGACATCCTCGACCTGGGCGACATGACGGTCCACGAGATCGTGACGCCGCGCGTGGACATGATGTTCGTGGAAGACGTCGACACGGTGCGTCAGGCCGTCGAACGCATGCGCGGCACGGGCTACTCGCGCCTGCCGGTGTACCATGAGGACATCGACCGCATCGTGGGCATCGTCCACTTCAAGGACCTCGTGGCGCCGCTCATGGACGGCAAGGAGCACGAGCCCGTGGCCGAGTACGCCTACGAGGCCATGTTCGTGCCCGAGACGAAGGACCTCTTTCCGCTGTTGGCCGAGATGCAAACGAATCGTCAACAGATGGCCATCGTCGTTGACGAGTACGGTGGTACCGATGGTTTAATTACCGTTGAGGACATTGTGGAGGAAGTCGTCGGCGAGATCGTGGACGAAACGGACCGAGAGAACCCGTTCGTCGAGCAGGAGAGCGAAAACGTGTGGCTGGTTGACGGGCGATTCCCCGTCGAAGATGCCGCGGAACTCGGGTGGCCGGTGGAGGATTCGTCCGATTACGAAACCATCGCGGGCTGGCTCATGAACACGCTCGACTCGGTGCCTCAGGTGGGCGAGGAGCTTGCGCTCGGCGGATACCGGTTCAAGATTCAGGCCATGCGCCGTCGCCGCATTTCAACGGTGCGCGTGGAACGACTGGACGATCCCTCCCCATCCCGCGTGGATGCCGTTGAGGCGATCGACCAGGAGGAAGCGTGA